In the Leptospira fletcheri genome, CTGCGTAAGGAGACGGTCGTTCTAGGAAGATACTATGGCCATGCCGGTGCGATCGAGCATTTCGGTCGAGGTTCGATTCCGGTAATTAGCGGTCATAATAGTTACTATTTGTGGGGAAACGGAAAAGGAAAAGACAAGGCGATCCTTGCTGTCGGTTTTCAGCGAGAGGAGCTCGAAACCGTTTTCAGGGACGTCAAAGAGGTCGGAAAATACTCGAGGCGCTTTACCAACGAGAAGGACGTTCCGATTTATCTGTGCCAAGGGTTCGAGATCGGAATCGAAGATTTTTGGAAGAAGATTCGGTTTTTCGTGTAGGAGTTCCTGCGGAGTTTGGGGGCCCCCACCCTAATCTTTGGGTGGTGGTGGAGGGCCCGTGGGAGAAGGTCGGCGAACCTATATCATAAAATTACATTATTTTCAAGTAAAACTCAATGTTCTTTCGGAATTGTGATTACCTCAGCCTTCAAACCAGTACTGGGAACCCTCCCAGAAAACGAGAAATGGAGAAATGCGGCTGGAAGGAAAATCGACGCTCTATGTTGGAACTTATCATGTCGGAACAGACAGTTATACGAAGGACGAATGCGACAAGAGACTTATATAAATAAGAGTTATATTCGTAGAGATTCTAAATTTACTGGAAGAATCGCAGGTGAAATCATTTATAAATATTAAAAGGATTCTTCCTCTTTCGTAGAAGGAGACTCTTCTTCCGGGTTAACGTTCTTTTTTTCTTCGTTCCGTATTTTTCGTCTCTCTATCTTTTCCTGTCTAATTTCCTTTTTCTTTATTTCCCGTTGCCTTTTCATAAAAGACAAATCTCCCTTTTTCGCCATATAAAATTCCTATTTACTAAAAACTCGATTATCGCTTTTGATACAGCGTGATTTAAAGAAAAACGAATGAAGCTAGCTAGCTATCGCTTTTAACCTCATAAAAGAAGATATGGATAACTTGTTAGCGAGTATTGTCAGGAACCACCCGTTCCCAAGTAACATATAGGGTCCTGGTGGTTGAAAAGGGCTGTAAACTGCTGCGTGTCTACCAGCGATTCCGGTTGAATTTTTTATTATTCCCTCTGTTGCGATCGGATTTGGATCGATCCTCCGCAACCGAGACAACAATATTACGTCCATCGACATCTTTTCCATTGAGTTCCGCTAGCGCAGCTTGGGCAGAATCCAGATCGGAAAAGGTAACAAAACCGAATCCTCTAGATCTACCAGTTTCGCGGTCAATTACCACATTCGCTTCTTGGACTGCGCCATGAACTTCAAATACTTGGCGTAGGGTTTGATCAGTAGTCGACCAACTGAGGCCGCCGACAAATAATTTTGATGACATGAATTTTATCCTCGTTCCACACAGATTTGAATCGATCATCCGTAGGATTT is a window encoding:
- a CDS encoding RNA recognition motif domain-containing protein gives rise to the protein MSSKLFVGGLSWSTTDQTLRQVFEVHGAVQEANVVIDRETGRSRGFGFVTFSDLDSAQAALAELNGKDVDGRNIVVSVAEDRSKSDRNRGNNKKFNRNRW